A window from Staphylococcus succinus encodes these proteins:
- a CDS encoding glycerophosphodiester phosphodiesterase, whose product MEPNASQTQTQDTTKNQTQPTEHTNNENTTSSAKTVNEADDKSADTKEIHNLNGEKYATIAHRGASGYAPEHTFPAYDKSHNEIGASYIEIDLQMTKDGKLVAMHDETVDRTTNGTGRVDSYTLKELKKLDAGSKFNEQNPDYADEAYKGAKVPTLDQIIDRYGANANYYIETKSPDVYPGMEEKLLDTLDKHNLLTNDALNNGHVIVQSFSQDSIEKMNNLNPDVPLVRLLNKGELPNLSEQDLEYIKKFAIGVGPHYTDLTKDNVKNLKELGFLVHPYTVNTKADMERLNSYGVDGVFTNYADIYKQVVEDSK is encoded by the coding sequence CTGGAACCAAATGCTTCACAAACACAAACTCAAGATACTACTAAAAACCAAACACAACCAACTGAACATACAAACAACGAAAATACTACTTCGTCAGCAAAAACAGTTAACGAGGCCGACGATAAAAGTGCAGATACTAAGGAAATACATAATTTAAATGGAGAGAAATATGCAACGATTGCTCATAGAGGTGCAAGTGGCTATGCACCAGAGCATACATTTCCCGCATATGATAAGAGTCACAATGAAATAGGCGCTTCATACATTGAAATCGATTTACAAATGACTAAAGATGGTAAACTCGTAGCAATGCACGATGAAACTGTAGATAGAACAACTAACGGCACAGGTAGAGTAGATTCATATACATTAAAAGAACTTAAAAAACTAGATGCCGGTAGTAAATTTAATGAACAAAATCCTGACTATGCTGATGAAGCATATAAAGGAGCGAAAGTCCCTACATTAGATCAAATTATTGATCGATATGGTGCAAATGCTAATTACTATATCGAAACAAAATCACCAGATGTTTATCCAGGTATGGAAGAAAAGTTACTTGATACCTTAGATAAGCATAATTTACTTACCAACGATGCTTTAAATAATGGACATGTCATCGTTCAATCTTTTTCACAAGATAGTATTGAAAAAATGAACAACTTAAACCCAGATGTTCCTTTAGTAAGACTTTTAAATAAGGGTGAGTTGCCTAATCTGTCCGAACAAGATTTAGAATACATCAAAAAATTTGCGATTGGTGTAGGTCCACATTATACTGATTTAACTAAAGATAATGTAAAAAATTTAAAAGAACTCGGCTTCTTAGTACACCCTTATACTGTTAATACCAAAGCAGATATGGAACGTTTAAATAGTTATGGTGTTGATGGCGTATTCACTAATTACGCTGACATTTATAAACAAGTTGTAGAAGATAGTAAATAA
- a CDS encoding Glu/Leu/Phe/Val family dehydrogenase: MTENNNLVTSTQQIIKEALHKLGFDDGMYDLVKEPLRFLQVRIPVRMDDGTVKTFTGYRAQHNDAVGPTKGGVRFHPDVDEEEVKALSMWMTLKCGIVDLPYGGGKGGIICDPRQMSIHEVERLSRGYVRSISQFVGPTKDIPAPDVFTNSQIMAWMMDEYSSLDKFNSPGFITGKPIVLGGSQGRDRSTALGVVIAIEQAAKRRGLEIEGARVVIQGFGNAGSFLAKFLYDMGAKIVGISDAYGALHDPEGLDIDYLLDRRDSFGTVTNLFEETISNKELFEIDCDVLVPAAISNQITAENANDIKADVVVEAANGPTTPEGTRILTERGILLVPDVLASAGGVTVSYFEWVQNNQGYYWTEEEVNTKLREKLITAFDTIYELSQNRKIDMRLAAYIVGIKRTAEAARYRGWA, from the coding sequence ATGACTGAGAATAATAATTTAGTTACTTCTACGCAACAAATTATTAAAGAAGCATTGCATAAACTGGGATTTGACGACGGTATGTACGATTTAGTGAAGGAACCTTTAAGATTTTTACAGGTCAGAATTCCTGTACGTATGGATGACGGTACTGTTAAAACGTTTACTGGGTACCGTGCGCAGCATAATGATGCTGTTGGACCAACTAAAGGTGGAGTAAGATTCCATCCTGACGTGGACGAAGAGGAAGTTAAAGCATTATCAATGTGGATGACATTGAAATGTGGCATTGTGGATTTACCATATGGCGGTGGTAAAGGTGGAATTATTTGTGACCCACGACAAATGAGTATACATGAAGTGGAACGTTTATCCCGTGGATATGTTCGCTCAATTTCTCAATTCGTTGGACCGACTAAAGATATTCCAGCGCCAGACGTATTTACAAACTCTCAAATTATGGCATGGATGATGGATGAATATAGTTCATTAGACAAATTCAATTCACCAGGTTTTATTACTGGTAAACCTATTGTTTTAGGGGGATCACAAGGTCGTGATCGTTCAACAGCATTAGGCGTAGTCATTGCAATTGAACAAGCTGCTAAAAGAAGAGGTCTTGAAATCGAAGGTGCACGCGTCGTAATTCAAGGTTTTGGTAATGCAGGTAGCTTCTTGGCTAAGTTCTTATATGACATGGGAGCAAAAATTGTAGGTATTTCAGATGCATACGGTGCATTACACGATCCAGAAGGTTTAGATATCGATTATTTACTAGATAGAAGAGATAGCTTCGGCACTGTAACTAATTTATTTGAGGAAACAATTTCAAATAAAGAGTTATTTGAAATCGACTGTGATGTATTAGTACCAGCAGCAATTTCAAATCAAATTACAGCTGAAAATGCTAATGATATTAAAGCTGATGTTGTGGTTGAAGCAGCAAATGGTCCAACTACGCCAGAAGGTACACGTATTTTAACTGAGCGTGGCATATTATTGGTACCAGATGTATTAGCGAGCGCTGGAGGCGTGACAGTTTCTTACTTTGAATGGGTGCAAAATAACCAAGGTTATTATTGGACTGAAGAAGAAGTAAATACAAAATTACGTGAAAAATTAATAACTGCATTTGATACGATTTATGAATTATCACAAAACCGTAAAATTGATATGCGCTTAGCAGCGTATATTGTAGGTATTAAACGTACAGCAGAAGCTGCACGATATCGTGGTTGGGCATAA
- a CDS encoding ornithine--oxo-acid transaminase: MSRSEEIIELTNHYGASNYVPLPIVISDAEGVWVKDPEGNKYMDMLSAYSAVNQGHRHPKIIQALKDQADKVTLVSRAFHSENLGEWYEKICKLSGKEKALPMNTGAEAVETALKAARRWAYDVKNIEPDKAEILAFNGNFHGRTMAPVSLSSEAEYQRGYGPLLEGFRKVDFGDIEAVKAGINENTAAILIEPIQGEAGINVPPEGYLKAIRELCDEHNILFIADEIQAGLGRSGKLFATDWDDVKPDVYILGKALGGGVLPISVVLADEEVLGVFTPGSHGSTFGGNPLACAVSNAALDVIVDEDLPGRSLELGNYFKSELEKIDHPSIKEVRGRGLFIGIELNENARPYCEALKEQGLLCKETHDTVIRFAPPLIISKEELDFALDKVRSVFA; this comes from the coding sequence ATGTCAAGATCAGAAGAAATCATTGAATTAACAAATCATTATGGAGCGTCAAACTACGTACCGCTTCCGATTGTCATTTCGGATGCTGAAGGTGTTTGGGTGAAAGATCCAGAAGGTAACAAGTATATGGATATGTTATCAGCTTATTCAGCTGTAAACCAAGGCCATAGACATCCAAAGATTATTCAAGCACTAAAAGATCAAGCGGATAAAGTTACATTAGTTTCTCGTGCTTTCCATAGTGAAAATCTAGGGGAATGGTATGAAAAAATTTGTAAGCTCTCAGGTAAAGAAAAAGCTTTACCAATGAACACAGGTGCGGAAGCGGTTGAAACTGCTTTGAAAGCAGCACGTCGTTGGGCTTATGATGTTAAAAATATCGAGCCAGATAAAGCAGAAATTCTTGCGTTCAATGGTAACTTCCATGGTCGTACAATGGCGCCAGTATCATTATCATCAGAGGCTGAATATCAACGTGGATACGGCCCATTATTAGAAGGATTCCGTAAAGTTGATTTTGGAGATATCGAAGCTGTTAAAGCTGGTATCAATGAAAATACTGCTGCAATTCTAATTGAACCTATCCAAGGTGAAGCTGGAATTAATGTACCGCCAGAAGGTTACTTAAAAGCAATCAGAGAATTATGTGATGAACATAATATTTTATTTATTGCCGATGAAATTCAAGCTGGATTAGGCCGTTCTGGTAAATTATTTGCAACAGACTGGGACGATGTTAAGCCAGATGTATATATCTTAGGTAAAGCTTTAGGTGGCGGAGTATTACCTATCTCTGTAGTATTAGCAGATGAAGAAGTTTTAGGCGTATTTACACCAGGATCACATGGTTCTACATTTGGAGGTAACCCACTTGCTTGCGCGGTATCCAATGCAGCATTAGATGTGATTGTAGACGAAGATTTACCTGGACGATCATTAGAATTAGGTAACTACTTCAAATCAGAATTAGAAAAGATAGACCACCCTTCAATTAAAGAAGTGCGTGGCCGTGGATTGTTTATTGGTATTGAATTAAATGAGAATGCTAGACCGTATTGTGAAGCGCTAAAAGAGCAGGGATTATTATGTAAAGAAACACATGATACTGTGATTAGATTTGCGCCACCACTCATTATTTCAAAAGAAGAATTAGACTTTGCATTAGACAAAGTAAGAAGCGTTTTTGCGTAA